One window of Solwaraspora sp. WMMA2056 genomic DNA carries:
- a CDS encoding nucleotidyltransferase family protein, with amino-acid sequence MIIAAGGGRRIGGPEALLYRGDQLLVERALGLVRETGCDPVVVVLGAAAEQVRDTADLTGATVVVNRAWGTGLGSSLRVGLGALSDADVEAVVVFPVNMPGITADALRRVAALPYPETLVCATYAGTRSYPMVFGRRHWAAIATLANADGGARPYLLAHKGEVIDISCDGVAEGGLVDTPESVEEWGLAVPVQRTPA; translated from the coding sequence ATGATCATTGCAGCCGGTGGCGGCCGGCGCATCGGAGGACCGGAGGCCCTGCTGTACCGGGGCGACCAGTTGCTGGTCGAACGGGCGCTGGGGCTGGTCCGGGAGACCGGCTGCGACCCGGTCGTGGTGGTGCTCGGCGCCGCCGCCGAACAGGTGCGCGACACCGCCGACCTGACCGGTGCCACCGTCGTGGTGAACCGGGCCTGGGGGACCGGTCTCGGGTCGTCGCTGCGGGTCGGCCTGGGCGCGCTCAGCGACGCCGACGTCGAGGCGGTCGTGGTGTTCCCGGTGAACATGCCGGGGATCACCGCCGACGCGCTGCGCCGGGTCGCCGCGTTGCCGTACCCGGAGACCCTGGTCTGCGCCACCTACGCGGGAACCCGTAGCTACCCGATGGTGTTCGGCCGCCGGCACTGGGCGGCGATCGCCACCCTGGCCAACGCCGACGGGGGTGCCCGGCCGTACCTGCTGGCGCACAAAGGCGAGGTGATCGACATCTCCTGCGACGGAGTGGCCGAGGGCGGGCTGGTGGACACCCCCGAGTCGGTCGAGGAGTGGGGGCTGGCGGTGCCGGTGCAGCGCACCCCGGCCTGA
- the ngcE gene encoding N-acetylglucosamine/diacetylchitobiose ABC transporter substrate-binding protein, translated as MSLIPDSARIPSAVAGASVRRRTLLRRAAAAGLLAGPAAGLLSACAGSDPGSGTETGTKSPDNPFGVADDSSVDVVVFNGGLGDEYPEFDKTLFVAKHDSVTVNLSSTQKIKTEQQPKFSTTPADLINNSGADLMAIDTLINEGALTELTPLLDAPSWDDPDVKVRDTLLPGTVDDGTFDGQFFQLNYAYTVFGLWMDQALFDRNGWAVPTSFDEFFTLAPKIKAAGVAPFAFAGKYPYYMRWPIMTWIWLAGGRQAVVDIDNLKEGAWQTDAVTAAMSAVEKMVKDGYTLTGSDTLTHTESQQAWLDGKAAFLPCGTWLENEMRSTIPTGFQMKIVPVWSVGANDAAPYGTVQAGSGEGWIVPKKAANAPGGMEFLRAMLSKEGAGKFAELTSSLASVKGSGDNVTNSTALTSANELMANAPGDLVSFRHPDWYADIDKVEQNAIGELMAGRMTAAQFQAALQEASDAVAADDAVNKFTRS; from the coding sequence ATGTCCCTTATCCCCGACTCCGCCCGGATCCCGTCCGCGGTCGCCGGCGCCTCGGTGCGCCGCCGGACCCTGCTGCGTCGGGCCGCCGCCGCCGGCCTGCTCGCCGGCCCGGCCGCCGGCCTGCTCTCCGCCTGCGCCGGCAGTGACCCCGGCAGCGGCACGGAAACCGGTACCAAGAGCCCGGACAACCCGTTCGGCGTCGCCGACGACAGCAGCGTCGACGTCGTCGTGTTCAACGGCGGACTCGGTGACGAGTACCCGGAGTTCGACAAGACGCTCTTCGTGGCCAAGCACGACAGCGTGACCGTCAACCTCAGCTCCACCCAGAAGATCAAGACCGAGCAGCAGCCGAAGTTCTCCACCACCCCGGCCGACCTGATCAACAACTCGGGTGCCGACCTGATGGCGATCGACACCCTGATCAACGAGGGGGCGCTGACCGAGCTGACCCCGCTGCTGGACGCGCCGAGCTGGGACGACCCGGACGTCAAGGTCCGCGACACGCTGCTGCCCGGCACCGTCGACGACGGTACGTTCGACGGCCAGTTCTTCCAGCTCAACTACGCGTACACGGTCTTCGGGCTGTGGATGGACCAGGCGTTGTTCGACCGCAACGGGTGGGCGGTGCCGACCAGCTTCGACGAGTTCTTCACCCTCGCCCCGAAGATCAAGGCAGCCGGGGTGGCGCCGTTCGCGTTCGCCGGCAAGTACCCGTACTACATGCGGTGGCCGATCATGACCTGGATCTGGCTGGCCGGTGGCCGTCAGGCCGTCGTCGACATCGACAACCTGAAGGAAGGCGCCTGGCAGACCGACGCGGTCACCGCCGCGATGAGCGCCGTCGAGAAGATGGTCAAGGATGGCTACACGCTGACCGGCAGCGACACGCTGACCCACACCGAGTCGCAGCAGGCCTGGCTGGACGGCAAGGCGGCGTTCCTGCCCTGCGGCACCTGGCTGGAGAACGAGATGCGCTCCACCATCCCGACCGGGTTCCAGATGAAGATCGTCCCGGTGTGGAGCGTCGGCGCGAACGACGCGGCCCCGTACGGCACCGTGCAGGCCGGCTCCGGCGAAGGCTGGATCGTGCCGAAGAAGGCCGCCAACGCCCCTGGCGGGATGGAGTTCCTGCGGGCCATGCTCTCCAAGGAGGGTGCCGGCAAGTTCGCCGAGCTGACCAGCTCGCTCGCCTCGGTCAAGGGCTCCGGCGACAACGTCACCAACTCGACGGCGCTGACCTCGGCCAACGAGCTGATGGCCAACGCCCCCGGTGACCTGGTGTCGTTCCGCCACCCCGACTGGTACGCCGACATCGACAAGGTGGAGCAGAACGCCATCGGTGAGCTGATGGCCGGCCGGATGACCGCCGCGCAGTTCCAGGCGGCGTTGCAGGAGGCGTCCGACGCGGTCGCCGCCGACGACGCGGTCAACAAGTTCACCCGGTCCTGA
- a CDS encoding IS3 family transposase (programmed frameshift) codes for MSEQRRRYSPQFKAEAVQMVVETGRPIAAVARDLEVHEATLGNWVNTWRREHATPVPPHTDRTEDTRVKEMEDEIRRLRMENEFLKKGRGLLRPDAPVALRCAVIDAEKATYPIAWMCRLLGVPRSTYYAWRERAETVTAARRRTLADHVRRVFDASRGTYGCRRVTAALNRKGVACSVGLVADLMRELGLRACQPRAYKRTTVPGRDPVTAKDLIDRDFTADTPGTRLVGDITYLRTGEGWLYLATVIDLATRMVVGWQTAEHMRTSLVVDALAMAIRHGHVRPDAVFHSDRGAQYTSARFARHCADNQVRVSVGRTGVCWDNTAAESFFATMKNEMYHRERFDTRARARFAVAEYIEVFYNRQRLHSSLDYRTPAEALTGYQALIAA; via the exons ATGTCCGAGCAACGTCGTCGATACAGTCCGCAGTTCAAGGCCGAGGCTGTGCAGATGGTCGTCGAGACCGGTAGACCGATCGCCGCGGTGGCCCGTGATCTGGAGGTCCACGAAGCCACCCTGGGCAACTGGGTCAACACCTGGCGCCGTGAACACGCCACGCCCGTACCGCCGCACACCGACCGGACCGAGGACACCCGTGTGAAGGAGATGGAAGACGAGATCCGCCGCCTGCGGATGGAGAACGAGTTCCTGAAAAAAG GCCGCGGCCTTCTTCGCCCGGACGCACCCGTAGCCCTGCGGTGCGCGGTGATCGACGCGGAGAAGGCCACCTACCCGATCGCCTGGATGTGCCGCCTGCTGGGCGTGCCCCGCTCCACCTACTACGCCTGGCGGGAACGCGCCGAGACGGTCACCGCCGCCCGACGTCGGACCCTCGCCGACCACGTGCGGCGGGTCTTCGACGCCTCCCGGGGCACCTACGGCTGCCGGCGGGTGACCGCCGCGCTCAACCGCAAGGGTGTCGCGTGCAGCGTCGGGCTCGTCGCCGACCTGATGCGCGAGCTCGGCCTGCGGGCCTGTCAACCCAGGGCGTACAAGCGGACCACGGTGCCCGGCCGGGACCCGGTCACCGCGAAGGATCTGATCGACAGGGACTTCACCGCCGACACCCCGGGCACCCGCCTGGTCGGCGACATCACCTACCTGAGGACGGGTGAGGGCTGGCTGTACCTGGCCACCGTCATCGACCTGGCCACCCGGATGGTCGTGGGCTGGCAGACCGCCGAGCACATGCGCACGAGCCTGGTGGTCGACGCCCTGGCCATGGCCATCCGACACGGCCACGTCCGCCCGGATGCGGTGTTCCATTCCGACCGGGGCGCGCAGTACACCTCGGCCAGGTTCGCCCGCCACTGCGCCGACAACCAGGTGCGGGTGAGCGTGGGACGTACCGGTGTCTGCTGGGACAACACCGCCGCCGAATCGTTCTTCGCCACCATGAAGAACGAGATGTACCACCGGGAACGCTTCGACACCCGTGCCCGCGCCCGGTTCGCCGTCGCCGAGTACATCGAGGTGTTCTACAACAGACAACGGCTGCACTCCAGCCTTGACTACCGCACCCCGGCCGAAGCCCTCACCGGCTACCAGGCCCTGATAGCCGCCTGA
- a CDS encoding Scr1 family TA system antitoxin-like transcriptional regulator → MSGYNALARILKFARNQAGMTQEQLAARINVSSSLIAKFETSRLIPKPDTARQLDALFDSGHMFQELAAEARASFGQPVWVRSWLEHERNATMIRSFQPLIVPGLLQTEEYARAILTDGGNRVTDIESTVAARLARADALHRADTPCRLFAVLDETLLRRPIGGPEVMHEQLQAIIKACAEPNVEVAVVPSSTGTYPGLNGPLVLGTVDGRTVAILDSPLGGQVTEDPDEVALLEELWEAIRGYALPRQESLNLIMEVADSWN, encoded by the coding sequence ATGAGTGGCTACAACGCGTTGGCGCGGATCTTGAAGTTCGCTCGGAATCAGGCCGGGATGACGCAGGAACAGTTGGCGGCACGGATCAACGTCTCGTCGTCGTTGATCGCCAAGTTCGAGACGAGCCGCCTCATCCCGAAGCCGGACACGGCGCGACAGCTCGACGCGCTGTTCGACTCGGGCCACATGTTCCAGGAGCTGGCGGCGGAGGCCCGCGCCAGCTTCGGCCAGCCGGTCTGGGTCCGCTCGTGGCTGGAGCACGAACGCAACGCCACCATGATCCGGTCGTTTCAGCCGCTGATCGTGCCCGGTCTGCTGCAAACCGAGGAGTACGCGCGGGCGATCTTGACCGACGGAGGCAACCGCGTGACAGACATCGAGTCGACGGTGGCTGCGCGGTTGGCGCGGGCCGATGCGCTGCACCGCGCCGACACGCCGTGTCGATTGTTCGCGGTCCTCGATGAGACCTTGCTGCGCCGTCCGATCGGTGGGCCAGAGGTGATGCATGAGCAACTTCAGGCGATCATCAAAGCGTGCGCGGAGCCCAATGTCGAGGTGGCCGTGGTGCCTTCTTCGACTGGTACTTACCCCGGCCTGAACGGTCCGTTGGTGCTCGGCACGGTCGACGGCCGTACTGTTGCCATCCTCGACAGCCCGTTGGGCGGTCAGGTGACCGAGGACCCGGATGAAGTCGCGCTGTTGGAGGAACTTTGGGAGGCGATCCGGGGCTACGCTCTGCCTCGACAGGAGTCGCTCAATTTGATCATGGAGGTGGCAGATTCGTGGAACTGA
- a CDS encoding sugar ABC transporter permease, translating into MRHGKARFVTGFLALPVALYVFYVVWPYAQAVGYSMTNWGGYSDTQEFVGLANYVRLFGDELIHKAFWHNVFFLVTLPLFTIALALFLAFLLNVGGRGDRAGVRGVRGSGIYKIIFFFPQVLSLVLIAIMWGAIYRGDSQGLLNGILIRVGLVDAEAPLKFVSDPTPFLGVPAVLWWLLLIAVWGGVGFYMVLFSAAMQSIPKDIFEAAMLDGASRVTSFLRITLPLLRDSISVAWVYLGFIALDMYALVFMMTPNQGGPDHASEVFASVINFTAFNKGQFGYACAIGVALAIFTLLLAAVQLRVTRRERIEY; encoded by the coding sequence ATGCGGCACGGGAAGGCCCGGTTCGTCACCGGGTTTCTGGCACTGCCGGTAGCGCTGTACGTGTTCTACGTCGTCTGGCCGTACGCACAGGCGGTCGGCTACTCGATGACGAACTGGGGTGGCTACTCCGACACCCAGGAGTTCGTCGGGCTGGCCAACTACGTACGGCTCTTCGGTGACGAACTGATTCACAAGGCCTTCTGGCACAACGTGTTCTTCCTGGTCACGCTGCCGCTGTTCACCATCGCGCTGGCCCTGTTCCTGGCGTTCCTGCTCAACGTGGGCGGGCGCGGGGACAGGGCCGGCGTCCGGGGGGTACGCGGGTCCGGCATCTACAAGATCATCTTCTTCTTCCCGCAGGTGCTCTCCCTGGTGCTGATCGCCATCATGTGGGGCGCCATCTACCGGGGCGACAGCCAGGGACTGCTCAACGGCATCCTGATCCGGGTCGGGCTGGTCGACGCCGAGGCGCCGCTGAAGTTCGTCTCCGACCCGACACCGTTCCTCGGCGTACCGGCGGTGCTGTGGTGGCTGCTGCTGATCGCGGTCTGGGGCGGCGTCGGCTTCTACATGGTGCTCTTCTCCGCCGCCATGCAGTCCATCCCCAAGGACATCTTCGAAGCGGCGATGCTCGACGGCGCCAGCCGGGTCACCAGCTTCCTGCGGATCACCCTGCCGCTGCTGCGTGACAGCATCTCGGTGGCCTGGGTCTACCTCGGCTTCATCGCCCTGGACATGTACGCCCTGGTCTTCATGATGACCCCCAACCAGGGCGGCCCCGACCACGCCAGCGAGGTCTTCGCCTCGGTCATCAACTTCACCGCCTTCAACAAGGGCCAGTTCGGGTACGCCTGCGCCATCGGCGTCGCCCTGGCCATCTTCACGCTGCTGCTCGCCGCCGTGCAGCTACGCGTCACCCGCCGCGAGCGGATCGAATACTAG
- a CDS encoding bifunctional 3'-5' exonuclease/DNA polymerase, protein MLVAVTAGPGGGGSLRPLRPDGQPAGPAEPTADLAARITGHPAGPGASGPARWLWAATGAIYPGLLRAGVRVDRCHDVELTEALLLGHAGRWGEPRSLAAAYARLTGAPVPPDPPTHAAEPPGHGQPALFDDLPAAARVADPLDALCRVYADQQRRVAATERPDRFRLLVAAESAGALVAAEMGATGLPWRADRHDALLTELLGPPSPVGGQPRRLAELSARIAAAFGVRQLHADSPAEVLRAFARAGISLPNTRAWVLRGVDHPAVPLLIEYKELHRIWTAHGWAWRDAWVRDGRFRPEYVPGGVVSGRWATRGGGALQIPKVVRRAAVADPGWTFVVADAAQLEPRVLAAMSGDRRLATAAAAGDLYAALAHDAFGGDRDKAKVALLGAMYGQTGGAAVPALAVLRRNYPVAFEYVEAAARTGESGGLVRSWLGRTCPAAGTAGLADPGVGEPAGDPTPAEPPGAGARARGRFTRNFVIQATAAEWALILLATVRQGIAGTAAELVFFQHDEVVVHCPAAQADEVVATLEQCARRATAMLFGDTPVRVPLDVAVVDCYADAA, encoded by the coding sequence GTGCTGGTAGCGGTGACGGCGGGACCTGGCGGCGGCGGATCACTGCGCCCGCTGCGACCCGACGGGCAGCCGGCCGGCCCGGCCGAGCCGACCGCCGACCTGGCCGCCCGGATCACCGGTCACCCCGCCGGGCCCGGTGCGTCCGGGCCGGCCCGGTGGCTGTGGGCCGCGACGGGTGCGATCTACCCGGGCCTGCTGCGCGCCGGCGTACGGGTCGACCGTTGCCACGACGTCGAGTTGACCGAGGCGCTGCTGCTCGGCCACGCCGGCCGCTGGGGTGAGCCCCGGTCGCTCGCCGCCGCGTACGCCCGGCTCACCGGTGCGCCGGTGCCGCCCGACCCGCCGACGCACGCCGCCGAACCACCCGGGCACGGCCAGCCGGCCCTCTTCGACGACCTGCCGGCGGCGGCGAGAGTCGCCGATCCGCTCGACGCACTGTGCCGGGTCTACGCCGACCAGCAGCGCCGGGTCGCCGCCACCGAACGCCCCGACCGGTTCCGGCTGCTGGTCGCCGCCGAATCGGCCGGGGCGCTGGTCGCCGCCGAGATGGGCGCCACCGGGCTGCCCTGGCGGGCCGACCGGCACGACGCGCTGCTGACCGAGCTGCTCGGCCCGCCGTCGCCGGTCGGTGGGCAGCCCCGCCGGCTGGCCGAGCTGTCCGCGCGGATCGCCGCCGCGTTCGGCGTACGGCAGTTGCACGCCGACTCGCCGGCGGAGGTGCTGCGCGCCTTCGCCCGCGCCGGCATCAGCCTGCCCAACACCCGCGCCTGGGTGCTGCGCGGCGTCGACCATCCGGCCGTACCGCTGCTGATCGAATACAAGGAACTGCACCGGATCTGGACCGCGCACGGCTGGGCGTGGCGCGACGCCTGGGTGCGCGACGGCCGGTTCCGACCCGAGTACGTCCCCGGCGGCGTCGTCTCCGGCCGCTGGGCGACCCGGGGCGGCGGCGCGCTGCAGATCCCCAAAGTGGTCCGGCGGGCCGCCGTCGCCGACCCGGGCTGGACGTTCGTCGTCGCCGACGCGGCCCAACTGGAGCCACGGGTGCTCGCCGCGATGTCCGGTGACCGGCGGCTGGCCACCGCCGCTGCCGCCGGAGACCTGTACGCCGCGTTGGCCCACGACGCGTTCGGCGGCGACCGGGACAAGGCCAAGGTGGCGCTGCTCGGCGCCATGTACGGCCAGACCGGTGGTGCCGCCGTGCCGGCGCTGGCGGTGCTGCGGCGCAACTACCCGGTCGCCTTCGAGTACGTGGAGGCCGCCGCCCGTACCGGTGAATCCGGCGGACTGGTCCGCTCCTGGCTGGGCCGGACCTGCCCGGCCGCCGGCACGGCCGGCCTGGCCGACCCCGGCGTGGGCGAACCCGCCGGCGACCCGACGCCAGCGGAGCCGCCCGGTGCCGGCGCGCGGGCCCGTGGCCGGTTCACCCGCAACTTCGTCATCCAGGCCACCGCCGCCGAGTGGGCGCTGATCCTGCTCGCCACCGTCCGTCAGGGCATCGCCGGCACCGCCGCCGAGCTGGTCTTCTTCCAGCACGACGAGGTGGTGGTGCACTGCCCGGCGGCGCAGGCCGACGAGGTGGTCGCCACGCTCGAGCAGTGCGCGCGGCGGGCCACCGCGATGCTGTTCGGCGACACCCCGGTCCGGGTGCCGTTGGACGTCGCGGTCGTCGACTGCTACGCCGACGCGGCGTGA
- a CDS encoding DUF397 domain-containing protein, giving the protein MELIDTPRWRKSSRSNGQGGDCVEVADNVPGRVLVRDSKDQAGPVLTFGPAAWRSFVAGAAVTAGGGSQ; this is encoded by the coding sequence GTGGAACTGATTGACACCCCCCGCTGGCGTAAGTCCAGCCGCAGTAACGGCCAGGGCGGTGACTGTGTGGAGGTGGCCGACAACGTGCCGGGTCGGGTGCTGGTGCGGGACTCGAAGGATCAGGCTGGGCCGGTGCTGACGTTCGGCCCGGCAGCCTGGCGGTCCTTCGTCGCCGGGGCGGCCGTGACCGCTGGCGGAGGCTCCCAGTAG
- a CDS encoding carbohydrate ABC transporter permease: protein MVVLPLLWVVMSSFKDDAQIIRDPLSLIPDQLHWDNFARAWVDGGIGDFFLNTLVIVGGGVFLTMLLGSMAAYVLARYEFPGNRLIYYMFLSGLTLPVFMAAVPLYKGVYNTGVVLPLLGPNSHLMLILVYTAWSLAFTVFFMHSFFKTLPDTVAEAAMVDGASHTTLFFRVMLPMARPGLISIGIFNVIGQWNQWYLPYLLMQPSGGEAKNQVIAQGLIDLSVNQGYKSDWSGLFAGVTMAMLPVLIVYLVFQRQVQAGLTGSVSK from the coding sequence ATGGTGGTGCTGCCGCTGCTGTGGGTGGTGATGTCGTCGTTCAAGGACGACGCGCAGATCATCCGCGACCCGCTGTCGCTGATCCCGGACCAGCTGCACTGGGACAACTTCGCCCGCGCCTGGGTCGACGGCGGCATCGGCGACTTCTTCCTCAACACCCTCGTCATCGTCGGCGGCGGCGTGTTCCTCACCATGCTGCTCGGCTCGATGGCCGCCTACGTGCTGGCCCGCTACGAGTTCCCCGGCAACCGGCTCATCTACTACATGTTCCTGTCCGGGCTGACCCTGCCGGTGTTCATGGCCGCAGTGCCGCTGTACAAGGGCGTCTACAACACCGGGGTCGTCCTGCCGCTGCTCGGCCCGAACAGCCACCTCATGCTGATCCTGGTCTACACCGCCTGGTCGCTGGCGTTCACCGTCTTCTTCATGCACTCGTTCTTCAAGACCCTGCCGGACACCGTCGCCGAAGCGGCGATGGTCGACGGCGCGTCGCACACGACGCTGTTCTTCCGGGTCATGCTGCCGATGGCCCGACCCGGCCTGATCAGCATCGGCATCTTCAACGTCATCGGCCAGTGGAACCAGTGGTACCTGCCGTACCTGCTGATGCAGCCCAGCGGCGGCGAGGCCAAGAATCAGGTGATCGCGCAGGGCCTCATCGACCTGTCGGTCAACCAGGGCTACAAGTCCGACTGGTCCGGCCTGTTCGCCGGCGTCACCATGGCCATGCTCCCGGTGCTGATCGTCTACCTCGTCTTCCAGCGGCAGGTGCAGGCCGGCCTCACCGGCAGCGTCTCGAAATAG
- a CDS encoding VOC family protein translates to MRLNHLGLPVRDPQRSTQFYGRYFGFDPATAQRYPDGTVIIRDADGFDLALHAVDAVGASPEFLHFGFRMPAPDAVRTLRGRLRADGVEIIEEYDEPAYTAFKCLDPDGHRVEVYWEPPPAVTAAPATKDRQAAGPNVSTGPA, encoded by the coding sequence GTGCGACTGAACCACCTCGGCCTGCCGGTGCGCGACCCGCAGCGCAGCACCCAGTTCTACGGCCGCTACTTCGGCTTCGACCCGGCCACGGCGCAGCGCTACCCGGACGGCACGGTCATCATCCGCGACGCCGACGGCTTCGACCTGGCGCTGCACGCCGTCGACGCCGTCGGCGCGTCACCGGAGTTCCTGCACTTCGGCTTCCGCATGCCCGCACCCGACGCGGTCCGCACGCTGCGCGGCCGGTTACGCGCCGATGGGGTCGAGATCATCGAGGAGTACGACGAACCCGCGTACACGGCGTTCAAGTGCCTCGACCCGGACGGCCACCGGGTCGAGGTCTACTGGGAGCCTCCGCCAGCGGTCACGGCCGCCCCGGCGACGAAGGACCGCCAGGCTGCCGGGCCGAACGTCAGCACCGGCCCAGCCTGA
- a CDS encoding alpha/beta fold hydrolase has translation MAHARLRFGPYELDLDGRQLRHHGQQVRAEPRAIELLCHLAAHRDRVVTRQQLLDTVWSGHPVSESAIAATLRAARHAVGDTGGSQEIIRTIHRRGYQFIADVAPAANPGDYDTVRFCQTRDGTRLAYTVTGSGPPLISAANWLTHLGLDRRDPMWIHWYRDLMRETRRGLRYDERGCGLSDWCPPSPSPQVWVEDLDTVADAAGYDTFAIIGTAQAAATAIAYAALRPERITRMVLISSHARGRQARAHTDLDRRVADVDLDLATVAWQSADPAFLRAYAALFLPNAAPAELDAYIAFTRRTTSLENLVHFFHMIATMDVFPLVERVRCPTLILHARGDPRVPASDATELAALIGDSRLVLLDSTNHLFTATEPAWAELVRHVDDFLAD, from the coding sequence GTGGCACACGCGCGACTCCGATTCGGCCCGTACGAGCTGGACCTGGACGGCCGGCAGCTACGCCACCACGGCCAGCAGGTCCGCGCTGAACCCCGCGCCATCGAACTGCTGTGCCACCTCGCCGCGCACCGCGACCGGGTCGTCACCCGACAGCAGCTCCTTGACACCGTCTGGTCGGGACACCCCGTCAGCGAATCAGCGATCGCCGCCACCCTGCGCGCCGCCCGCCACGCCGTCGGCGACACCGGAGGCAGTCAGGAGATCATCCGCACCATCCACCGGCGTGGCTACCAGTTCATCGCCGACGTCGCCCCGGCCGCCAACCCCGGGGACTACGACACCGTCCGGTTCTGCCAGACCAGGGACGGCACCCGACTCGCGTACACCGTCACCGGCAGCGGTCCCCCGCTGATCTCCGCCGCCAACTGGCTGACCCACCTCGGCCTCGACCGCCGTGATCCGATGTGGATCCACTGGTACCGGGACCTGATGCGCGAGACCCGGCGGGGGCTGCGCTACGACGAGCGGGGCTGCGGGCTCTCCGACTGGTGCCCGCCGTCGCCGTCACCGCAGGTGTGGGTCGAGGACCTCGACACCGTCGCCGACGCCGCCGGCTACGACACCTTCGCGATCATCGGGACGGCCCAGGCCGCCGCCACCGCGATCGCCTACGCGGCGCTGCGCCCGGAACGGATCACCCGGATGGTCCTGATCAGCAGCCACGCCCGGGGCCGGCAGGCCCGCGCCCACACCGACCTGGACCGCCGGGTCGCCGACGTCGACCTGGACCTGGCCACCGTCGCCTGGCAGTCCGCCGACCCGGCCTTCCTGCGCGCCTACGCCGCCCTGTTTCTGCCCAACGCCGCCCCGGCCGAGCTGGACGCGTACATCGCCTTCACCCGACGGACCACGTCGCTGGAGAACCTGGTCCACTTCTTCCACATGATCGCCACCATGGACGTGTTTCCGCTGGTGGAGCGGGTCCGCTGCCCCACGCTGATCCTGCACGCCCGGGGCGACCCCCGGGTCCCCGCCTCGGACGCCACGGAACTCGCCGCGCTGATCGGCGACAGCCGGTTGGTGCTGCTCGACAGCACCAATCACCTGTTCACCGCGACCGAACCCGCCTGGGCCGAACTGGTCCGCCACGTCGACGACTTCCTCGCCGACTGA
- a CDS encoding pectinesterase family protein produces MRRRVVLTAGAAAMIPGLGALAGPQPVSAAASSRRRIVVAADGRGDVTTVQAAVDAVPAGNAAPFRIDVRPGVYHGQVIVPSDKPYIVLRGLGRGPTDVVVTDDRANGTPKPGGGTWGTSGSASVTLDGADFTAENLTLSNSFDEAAHPEITNRQAVAVLTRADRIAFRGVRFVGNQDTLYVNSQSAATVARVALDGCYVEGDVDFIFGRATAAFTRCHIHSLDRGSDSNNGYVTAASTAISNPYGLLFDRCRFTGDAAPGTVFLGRPWHPSNDPDAIGQTIVRDSVLGAHIKAAPWTDFGSWPWREARYFEYRSRGPGAGVTDDRPQLTREQAAAYTPAAYLAGADGWRPFC; encoded by the coding sequence ATGCGACGGCGAGTGGTGCTCACGGCCGGTGCGGCGGCGATGATCCCGGGCCTCGGTGCCCTGGCGGGCCCGCAGCCGGTGTCGGCGGCCGCGTCGTCCCGGCGGCGGATCGTCGTCGCCGCCGACGGCCGGGGTGACGTGACGACCGTCCAGGCGGCGGTCGACGCGGTCCCGGCCGGCAACGCCGCGCCGTTCCGGATCGACGTCCGGCCCGGTGTCTACCACGGGCAGGTGATCGTCCCGTCGGACAAGCCGTACATCGTGCTGCGCGGGCTCGGGCGCGGTCCTACCGACGTCGTGGTCACCGACGACCGGGCCAACGGCACGCCGAAGCCGGGCGGCGGGACCTGGGGCACCTCGGGTAGCGCGTCGGTCACACTGGATGGTGCCGACTTCACGGCGGAGAACCTGACGCTGAGCAACTCCTTCGACGAGGCCGCCCATCCGGAGATCACCAACCGGCAGGCCGTCGCGGTGCTGACCCGCGCCGACCGGATCGCCTTCCGGGGCGTGCGGTTCGTCGGCAACCAGGACACGCTGTACGTCAACAGCCAGTCCGCCGCGACCGTCGCCCGGGTGGCGCTCGACGGCTGCTACGTCGAGGGCGACGTCGACTTCATCTTCGGCCGGGCCACCGCCGCCTTCACCCGGTGCCACATCCATTCGCTGGACCGGGGTTCGGACAGCAACAACGGGTACGTGACCGCCGCGAGCACCGCGATCAGCAACCCGTACGGTCTGCTCTTCGACCGGTGCCGGTTCACCGGCGACGCCGCGCCGGGCACGGTGTTCCTCGGCCGGCCCTGGCACCCCAGCAACGATCCGGACGCGATCGGGCAGACGATCGTCCGCGACAGCGTGCTCGGTGCGCACATCAAGGCCGCGCCGTGGACCGACTTCGGCAGCTGGCCGTGGCGGGAGGCACGCTACTTCGAGTATCGCAGCCGTGGCCCCGGTGCCGGCGTCACCGACGACCGTCCGCAGCTGACCCGGGAGCAGGCCGCCGCGTACACGCCCGCCGCGTACCTCGCCGGAGCGGACGGCTGGCGGCCGTTCTGCTGA